The following DNA comes from Vibrio gigantis.
AAGGCAGTTTGCCTTTACGTTTGGCTAAACCATCCATAGGAACAGCGTTACGTCTTTCACGAGCTGCTTTCTCTGCTTTGGCGATTTCGGCTTTCAGGCGGGTTTCATTTCGCTGGAGCTCTGCTAAGTAATTCTTGTCACCCGAGATGTTTTTCTTGATGCTGCCAACCGTTTTCTTACGCTGTGTTTGCGTTTGAGATAACTTGTTGCGCTTTGTGGTTTGTTGTTTTAACAGGGTCGCAATTTGTTCTTGCTCAAGTTGGCGCTGCTTGTGGCTTTCTTCTAGCTCAAGCTGCGTCTGTTCAATTGTTTTGATTGTTGCAGAGCGGGCCTTAGCAAGGTGTTGGTAATAATGACTAATACGATCTTCTTCAACGCCAGTATTTAGGATGTGCGATGAGGCTTTAGCACGGCTTGTCATGTAGTAAGTTTGAATCAGTTGCTCTAGCTTATCGGTATGGACTTTTTTCTGTGCTGTGAGCGCCTTGATCTTGGTGTCTAAGTTCGCAATATTAGCATTAGCGGTATTCAGCTGCTTTTTACTGTCTAGGATATCTTTTTCAAGCGAAGCGATGGATAGCTCTTGTTTCTTGAGGCTTGCTTGCAAGCTATCGAGTTTTTTCTGTTGTGAGGACAGGTTTTTTTGTTGGCGAGATATTTCACTCGATACGCCCTTAAGTTCACCTTGAGATGCGGCAAATGATGACGAAGATAAAAGAGCAACACAAAGGCTGGTATATATCAGAAGAGTCCGGCTAATGGCTCGAATTTGTTTC
Coding sequences within:
- a CDS encoding murein hydrolase activator EnvC family protein, with amino-acid sequence MTIMMKQIRAISRTLLIYTSLCVALLSSSSFAASQGELKGVSSEISRQQKNLSSQQKKLDSLQASLKKQELSIASLEKDILDSKKQLNTANANIANLDTKIKALTAQKKVHTDKLEQLIQTYYMTSRAKASSHILNTGVEEDRISHYYQHLAKARSATIKTIEQTQLELEESHKQRQLEQEQIATLLKQQTTKRNKLSQTQTQRKKTVGSIKKNISGDKNYLAELQRNETRLKAEIAKAEKAARERRNAVPMDGLAKRKGKLPWPIKDKVLHNYGSRQTGQINWKGMVINAKYGQQVKSVYSGTVVFAEYLRGYGLVVLLDHGKGDMTLYGFNQALLKKEGDKVKAGEAIALAGDTGGQTRPSLYFEIRRNSQAQNPKSWLVR